The Amycolatopsis viridis genome window below encodes:
- the gatC gene encoding Asp-tRNA(Asn)/Glu-tRNA(Gln) amidotransferase subunit GatC yields MPNISRDEVAHLAKLARLAVTDEELNVFAGQLDQILDAVAKVSEVADGDVPPTSHAVPLTNVFREDVVRPGLTQQQALAGAPAAEEGRFRVPRILGEEQ; encoded by the coding sequence GTGCCCAACATTTCCCGCGACGAGGTCGCGCACCTGGCCAAGCTCGCCAGGCTCGCCGTCACCGACGAGGAGCTGAACGTCTTCGCAGGTCAGCTCGACCAGATTCTGGACGCGGTGGCCAAGGTCAGCGAGGTCGCCGACGGCGACGTGCCGCCGACCTCGCACGCCGTGCCGCTCACGAACGTCTTCCGCGAGGACGTGGTCCGGCCCGGGCTGACCCAGCAGCAGGCCCTGGCCGGTGCGCCGGCCGCCGAAGAAGGCCGCTTCCGGGTGCCGCGGATCCTGGGGGAGGAACAGTGA